The Pyrus communis chromosome 9, drPyrComm1.1, whole genome shotgun sequence genome has a segment encoding these proteins:
- the LOC137746049 gene encoding ubiquitin-like protein 5, protein MIEVVLNDRLGKKVKVKCNEDDTIGDLKKLVAAQTGTRSDKIRIQKWYNVYKDHITLKDYEIHDGMGLELYYN, encoded by the coding sequence ATGATCGAGGTGGTGCTGAACGACCGTCTGGGGAAGAAGGTGAAGGTGAAGTGCAACGAGGATGACACCATCGGCGACCTGAAGAAGCTGGTGGCGGCTCAGACGGGCACCCGCTCCGACAAGATTCGGATCCAGAAGTGGTACAACGTCTACAAGGACCACATCACCCTCAAGGACTATGAGATTCACGACGGCATGGGCCTCGAGCTCTATTACAACTGA
- the LOC137745628 gene encoding CASP-like protein 5A1, with translation MYVSRPLVHPVEAPPTTDVAAQNALRVRMKDVQGMPGTPGGLALRLCQLCFAAISLSVMAATSDFPTVTAFCYLVAAVSLQCVWSLSMAIVDLYALLVRRSLRNCKAVCFFTIGDGITSTLTFAAACACAGITVLIANDLNKCGFNHCKRFETATAMAFISWFAVSPTFILNFWSLASR, from the exons ATGTACGTGAGCCGCCCGTTGGTCCATCCGGTGGAGGCCCCGCCCACGACTGACGTGGCGGCCCAGAACGCCCTCAGAGTGAGGATGAAGGACGTCCAAGGCATGCCTGGCACCCCCGGTGGGCTCGCCCTGCGTCTCTGCCAGCTCTGCTTCGCCGCAATTTCTCTCTCCGTCATGGCCGCCACCTCCGATTTTCCCACCGTCACCGCCTTCTG CTACCTTGTTGCTGCTGTTAGCTTGCAATGTGTGTGGAGTTTGTCAATGGCGATTGTTGATTTGTATGCTCTTTTGGTGAGGCGGAGTTTGCGCAATTGCAAGGCTGTGTGTTTCTTCACCATTGGAGATGGG ATCACATCCACTCTTACATTTGCTGCCGCATGTGCTTGTGCTGGAATCACTGTCCTCATTGCCAATGATCTTAACAAATGTGGTTTTAACCATTGCAAAAGGTTTGAGACTGCCACAGCTATGGCTTTTATCAGTTGGTTTGCTGTGTCACCaacttttattttaaacttCTGGTCACTGGCTTCACGGTAA